Proteins found in one Paenibacillus borealis genomic segment:
- a CDS encoding cache domain-containing sensor histidine kinase: MGMERKLLLVFLVIITLPLSIISIISFKSYSESIQANTVAYSEKLIDQMMDGIDDYIEDMKRISSMPAYVNDIKQNLIASNRYYEQKKMIEGDHGSAGVAPGDFDLLLSIQRGIEGNISFINNIKRGTNSVYIFDAYGHGYYSAKDGGVRLDLDQSYTFWSQQAKDSSGEALLFGTQAYTTNLQSTRYAYTVVRKIVDGLWNPVGLIAVEANISNMETQVAELDRVTRGTSLIVDEKGKVIYDSDQKLLTMDISQTPLFRSAQGAAGSFYDTVSGKERLNIYSSSSKTSWKVIISIPVDELTRDVKLTRNATLAATLIIIVLALIISIVLSFALTKPLTQMIQLMKRVQGGDLDVNFRVKRRDEIGLLGHQFNRMLARIRQLIQDIYRIEEQKKEAELHALQSQINPHFIYNTLESIRMTAEINDDVEAADMISILGKLLRYSTSELSGRTTMKQELLYVCNYVELLGCRYPGRFVLQIDVPEELDHYSIIKLVFQPIIENAAYHGLDDSKEHMHLSIRCEFTDQKLLFHIRDDGCGMEQATLDKLNDDLKRESPPKKSINGGIGMKNVHQRVQLNYGAAYGIEVFSQPGEGTDVILSLPLPPYRSASDSETEGS, encoded by the coding sequence ATGGGCATGGAACGTAAGCTGCTGCTCGTATTCCTGGTTATTATCACACTGCCTCTTTCTATTATCAGCATCATCAGCTTTAAGAGCTATTCCGAGTCGATTCAAGCGAATACCGTCGCTTATTCAGAGAAGCTGATTGACCAAATGATGGACGGGATCGATGACTACATAGAAGATATGAAAAGAATCTCCTCAATGCCGGCTTATGTAAACGATATCAAGCAGAATCTGATCGCGTCCAACCGGTATTATGAACAGAAGAAGATGATTGAGGGGGATCATGGAAGCGCCGGGGTAGCGCCGGGTGATTTCGATCTGCTCCTGTCTATCCAGAGGGGTATAGAGGGCAATATCTCCTTCATTAACAATATCAAGCGGGGGACGAACTCCGTCTATATTTTTGACGCCTACGGTCACGGTTATTATTCTGCCAAGGATGGCGGCGTGCGGCTTGATCTGGATCAGAGCTATACCTTCTGGAGCCAGCAGGCCAAGGATTCCAGCGGCGAAGCGCTGCTATTCGGCACACAGGCTTACACTACCAATCTGCAGAGCACCCGTTATGCCTATACCGTTGTCCGCAAAATCGTCGACGGGCTCTGGAACCCGGTCGGACTGATCGCGGTGGAGGCTAATATCAGCAATATGGAGACCCAGGTAGCGGAGCTGGACAGGGTCACCCGCGGTACATCGCTGATCGTGGACGAGAAGGGCAAGGTCATTTATGACAGTGACCAGAAGCTGCTGACGATGGATATCTCGCAGACTCCGCTGTTCCGCAGTGCCCAGGGCGCGGCCGGAAGCTTCTATGATACAGTGTCAGGCAAGGAGAGGCTGAATATTTACTCCAGTTCCTCGAAGACGAGCTGGAAGGTGATTATCTCCATTCCGGTCGATGAATTAACCCGTGATGTGAAGCTGACCCGTAACGCGACCCTGGCGGCGACACTGATTATTATTGTGCTGGCCTTGATCATTTCCATTGTGCTGTCCTTCGCGCTGACCAAACCGCTGACCCAAATGATTCAGCTGATGAAAAGGGTGCAGGGCGGTGATCTGGACGTTAACTTCCGCGTGAAACGCCGGGATGAGATCGGCCTGCTCGGCCATCAGTTCAACCGGATGCTGGCCCGCATCCGGCAGCTGATTCAGGATATATACCGGATCGAGGAGCAGAAGAAGGAAGCGGAGCTGCATGCGCTGCAAAGCCAGATTAACCCGCATTTCATCTATAACACACTGGAGTCCATCCGGATGACAGCGGAGATTAACGATGATGTAGAAGCTGCCGATATGATCTCAATTCTGGGCAAGCTGCTGCGGTATAGCACCAGTGAATTGTCAGGCCGGACAACGATGAAGCAGGAGCTGTTATATGTCTGCAACTATGTTGAGCTTCTGGGCTGCCGTTATCCCGGGCGGTTCGTGCTGCAGATCGATGTTCCCGAGGAGCTGGATCATTATTCGATCATCAAGCTGGTGTTCCAGCCGATTATCGAGAATGCCGCGTACCATGGGCTCGATGACAGTAAAGAGCATATGCATCTTAGCATCAGATGTGAATTCACCGATCAGAAGCTGCTGTTCCATATCCGTGACGACGGCTGCGGGATGGAGCAGGCGACCCTGGACAAGCTGAACGATGATCTGAAACGGGAATCGCCTCCGAAGAAAAGCATCAATGGCGGTATCGGCATGAAAAATGTGCATCAGCGGGTACAGCTGAACTACGGGGCGGCTTATGGCATTGAGGTGTTCAGTCAGCCGGGTGAGGGGACGGATGTTATCCTTTCGCTGCCGCTGCCCCCGTACCGCTCAGCCAGTGATTCAGAGACAGAAGGGAGTTAA
- a CDS encoding ABC transporter substrate-binding protein: MKKTNAHRPLRTMLLLLLLLSAGCDSSGSKPAVPATPAADHEQQSLSGSILMLTNRIDLIENGTMQGYADQFMKKYPEASVEFEGLSNYATDIMVRLSTKDAGDVLLLPVNLPARELDYFFEPLSAEMSAGEKFTTFAAYDGRRYGLSTGTTTSGIVYNKKAFKQAGITEIPQTLDEFYAICAKLKQADITPIYMNYGAVWPLREWGNNMVNYMTGNPDYLNNMVHENAPWQLDNEWGRLLGITRTIIARGYAEDELFSNNWEISKTKLAKGEAGMFLSGNWTVRQILDAGAAPEDIGFFPFPYDNGLKHYAPLNPDWFIGVSKFSRNKELSMSWVNFLVHETSYTAEGFLPLDGNTEPSMEQYREFLSYQPELVEATVQTDSFIDMANRAKLSFASGDYIQELIAAPDLQKAFDGLNEKWEEARALSDAK; encoded by the coding sequence TTGAAAAAGACGAACGCACACCGGCCTCTGCGTACAATGTTATTACTGCTGCTTCTGCTGTCTGCGGGCTGTGACAGCTCCGGCAGCAAGCCGGCCGTTCCGGCAACGCCTGCAGCAGACCATGAACAGCAGAGCCTGTCCGGTAGCATTCTCATGCTGACCAACCGGATTGATCTTATTGAGAACGGTACAATGCAGGGGTACGCCGACCAGTTTATGAAGAAGTATCCGGAAGCAAGCGTAGAATTCGAAGGCTTGTCCAACTATGCGACCGATATTATGGTGCGTCTCTCCACCAAGGATGCCGGTGATGTGCTGCTGCTGCCGGTCAATCTGCCTGCGAGGGAGCTGGATTATTTTTTTGAGCCGCTTAGTGCGGAGATGTCTGCGGGGGAGAAGTTCACTACCTTTGCTGCCTATGACGGCAGAAGATACGGTCTGTCCACCGGGACAACTACAAGCGGGATTGTCTACAACAAAAAGGCATTTAAGCAGGCGGGCATCACGGAAATTCCGCAGACGCTGGATGAATTCTACGCCATCTGCGCCAAGCTGAAGCAAGCGGACATTACACCGATTTATATGAATTACGGTGCAGTCTGGCCGCTGCGGGAATGGGGCAATAATATGGTCAATTACATGACCGGGAATCCCGATTACCTGAACAATATGGTTCATGAGAATGCTCCCTGGCAGCTTGATAATGAATGGGGCCGCTTGCTCGGAATTACCCGTACAATCATAGCCCGCGGTTATGCAGAGGATGAGCTGTTCTCGAATAATTGGGAGATCTCCAAAACCAAGCTGGCTAAAGGGGAGGCCGGGATGTTCCTGAGCGGCAACTGGACCGTCCGCCAGATTCTCGATGCCGGAGCAGCTCCGGAGGATATCGGTTTCTTCCCGTTTCCCTATGATAACGGGCTGAAGCATTATGCACCGCTGAATCCCGACTGGTTCATCGGAGTCAGCAAATTCAGCAGAAACAAGGAACTGTCGATGTCTTGGGTGAACTTCCTGGTTCATGAAACCTCTTATACAGCAGAAGGATTTCTTCCACTGGACGGTAACACAGAGCCTTCCATGGAACAATACCGTGAATTTCTCTCCTATCAGCCTGAGCTGGTGGAAGCGACCGTACAGACGGATTCATTTATTGATATGGCCAACCGCGCGAAGCTGTCGTTTGCCTCCGGAGACTATATCCAGGAGCTGATTGCCGCACCGGATTTGCAGAAGGCCTTTGACGGGTTGAATGAGAAGTGGGAGGAAGCACGCGCTTTATCGGACGCAAAGTAA
- a CDS encoding carbohydrate ABC transporter permease produces MERLSNLSYKNQRLLIILLFSLVPVALLLTFSYLPVFKMFQYSFTSWDGFSKKMEYVGFDNYKTIFTRPEYFTVFKVSLYYFFATFVQMGLALYFATILSFNVRLKNWFKGILFFPTLLNGVAIGFIFLFFFKPEGTLNTLLDLVGLGAWQQKWLLNPHLINISLAFASVWRYMGMNFIIFLGAISSIGSDIYEASEIDGANRWHQFRHIIIPSIKRILQLNLILAVSGAIGVFEIPYVMTGGSNGSGTFVIQTVDVAFKYSKLGLASAMAVVLLGIVILVTILQRVLIKEEK; encoded by the coding sequence GTGGAGAGATTGTCCAACTTAAGCTATAAAAATCAGCGGCTATTGATCATTCTGCTGTTCTCGTTAGTTCCGGTAGCGCTGCTGTTGACGTTCTCATATTTACCTGTATTCAAAATGTTCCAGTACAGCTTCACAAGCTGGGACGGCTTCAGCAAGAAAATGGAGTATGTCGGTTTCGACAATTACAAGACGATCTTCACCAGACCGGAGTATTTCACCGTGTTTAAGGTCAGTCTGTATTATTTCTTTGCCACCTTTGTGCAAATGGGGCTGGCCCTGTATTTCGCGACCATCCTGAGCTTCAATGTCCGTCTGAAGAACTGGTTCAAAGGCATTCTGTTCTTCCCGACACTGCTCAACGGGGTGGCCATCGGGTTCATCTTCCTGTTCTTCTTCAAGCCGGAGGGGACCCTCAATACGCTGCTTGACCTGGTTGGACTCGGCGCATGGCAGCAGAAGTGGCTGCTGAATCCGCATCTGATCAATATTTCACTCGCATTTGCTTCCGTCTGGAGATACATGGGGATGAACTTTATTATCTTCCTCGGAGCGATTTCTTCCATCGGCAGCGATATTTATGAAGCATCGGAAATTGACGGTGCGAACCGCTGGCACCAGTTCAGACATATCATCATTCCAAGCATCAAGCGTATTCTGCAGCTCAATCTGATCCTCGCGGTGAGCGGCGCGATCGGTGTCTTCGAAATTCCGTATGTCATGACCGGCGGCTCTAACGGCAGCGGCACCTTTGTCATTCAGACCGTCGATGTGGCCTTTAAATACAGCAAGCTGGGCCTTGCTTCGGCAATGGCTGTAGTGCTTCTGGGTATTGTGATTCTCGTGACCATTCTGCAGCGTGTGCTGATTAAGGAGGAGAAGTAA
- a CDS encoding response regulator transcription factor, whose protein sequence is MIRIMIADDEEVIRRGLGKITSRMDVEVEVIGSYGNGLEAWNRLSTMSAEDIDLLITDIKMPRMDGFKLIEAARGHMKNLPIAVLSGFNDFEYARRAIRFGVLDYLLKPIEKAQLYELLKRVEESRQLKLSGTEQPTVLAPGGREHHVVEQTKVILEKEYSHNFELERLAETVGMNASYISRLFKYKTGQTITDYLIGIRIAKAKELLTGQPELKNYEIAERVGYNDPVYFNKLFKKICGMTPKDYKSGCRIPRG, encoded by the coding sequence GTGATCAGAATCATGATTGCGGATGATGAGGAAGTGATTCGCCGCGGGCTTGGGAAGATTACTTCCAGAATGGATGTGGAAGTGGAGGTTATCGGCTCGTATGGTAACGGCCTGGAGGCGTGGAACCGCCTTTCAACAATGTCCGCAGAGGATATTGATTTGCTGATTACGGATATTAAGATGCCGAGAATGGACGGCTTTAAGCTGATTGAAGCAGCCAGGGGCCATATGAAGAATCTGCCCATTGCGGTGCTGAGCGGATTCAATGATTTCGAGTATGCCCGGCGGGCGATCCGTTTCGGGGTGCTGGATTATCTGCTGAAGCCTATCGAGAAAGCCCAGTTATATGAGCTGCTGAAGCGGGTGGAGGAGAGCAGGCAGCTGAAGCTTTCCGGAACAGAACAGCCGACAGTGCTGGCTCCGGGAGGCAGGGAACATCACGTGGTCGAACAGACCAAAGTAATCCTGGAGAAGGAATACAGCCATAATTTCGAGCTGGAGCGCCTGGCGGAGACGGTCGGAATGAATGCCAGCTATATCAGCCGCCTGTTCAAATACAAGACCGGACAGACGATTACCGATTATCTGATTGGTATACGGATTGCGAAGGCCAAGGAGCTTCTGACCGGGCAGCCTGAACTCAAGAATTACGAGATTGCCGAACGGGTAGGCTATAATGATCCCGTATATTTCAACAAGCTGTTCAAAAAAATATGCGGCATGACTCCCAAAGACTATAAGAGCGGCTGCAGAATTCCCAGAGGTTAA
- a CDS encoding 5' nucleotidase, NT5C type: MNKPIIAVDMDDTICHLVKRAIYHNNIEFPTHPLRYEDMMDWNTDHLRHPDSTMDLFFGRPGLYEELELFDEYVVEEMEKLHNAYDVIIVTAAVPKTVLEKWNWLQKHMPYIPAENFFTCKRKHLIGFDLLIDDGPHNLLPAVQAGKKVLCIPHPWNLRAREEYAFPLMTSWQGAKERVDEILQARQ; this comes from the coding sequence ATGAATAAACCAATCATCGCCGTCGACATGGATGATACCATCTGCCATCTCGTCAAACGAGCGATATACCACAACAACATTGAATTTCCGACGCATCCGCTCCGCTACGAAGATATGATGGACTGGAACACGGATCACCTGCGCCATCCGGACAGCACGATGGACCTTTTCTTCGGCAGACCCGGCCTGTACGAGGAGCTGGAGCTGTTCGATGAATATGTGGTCGAAGAGATGGAGAAGCTTCACAACGCATATGATGTCATTATTGTTACAGCCGCTGTACCTAAGACGGTGCTTGAGAAATGGAACTGGCTGCAGAAGCATATGCCGTATATCCCGGCTGAGAACTTCTTCACCTGCAAGCGCAAGCATCTGATCGGCTTCGATCTGCTGATTGATGACGGCCCGCATAATCTGCTGCCCGCTGTGCAGGCAGGGAAGAAGGTGCTCTGCATCCCGCATCCCTGGAACCTGCGGGCGCGGGAGGAATATGCCTTTCCGCTGATGACCTCCTGGCAGGGGGCGAAGGAGCGGGTGGATGAAATTTTGCAGGCACGGCAGTAG
- a CDS encoding glycosyl hydrolase yields the protein MKKARKLMVSALASVMLMSALSPALAENGATQSGLQTPKTAAAFADSAGHWAASSIAKWTGNGIISGYEDGSFRPDRSITRAEFVTVINKLLGLSVKADSNFTDVPASAWYSGQLAIAKHAGYYEGFAGNRAMADAAITRQDAAALLARIFEPAGSPAATAAAFSDSEEISGYAKEAVAALAGAITGYSDGSFKPKGSITRAEAVTLIDRIVSAYYSAVGGQTGGMVSGNAVISHAGTVLKSATISGNLYLSAGIGDGEVKLDGVTVKGRTFVAGGGEHSVVLEDTVLNTLDILRKDGRVRVLAYGSTRISSADINSSARLELGSGAIIDRVTLNTPGEVVVPAGGKIGSLIINEAAAGTIITGGGDIGSVTVKAAGVTLSGKALPAGTHTISGGILASPPPSATAKASAAPVSGGSGSPATPAATATPSPSPVPATPVPSQTPSPTPANTPEPGIDLADSEATAATRSLFAYLESNRGKETIFGHQHDTTEGLSITAKDGTQSDVKNSVGDLPGMFGWDTLSLEGKEKPGVSLDAIRQNRDNLIGVMKQAYGQGGVLALSAHMPNFVTGGSFNDTKGKVVSHILPGGDKHEAYNQFLDMIADFANNLKDDSGTPIPVIFRPFHEQNGAWFWWGAPYRTKEQYIELYRYTVEYLRDVKGVHNFLYAYSPNSSFNNSEATYLETYPGDEYVDILGFDDYYDGSAEGWFNGAVQDAGLVSRLADAKGKVAAMTEFGYSNLRPAGTKDLEFFTRLLEALKSDPDSARMAYMLTWANFGTDNFFVPYKNGLNGLGDHALLPDFVEYYGDPYSSFLGEIKDDGVYSIPVDAAQEKPGLHIATPVGNETVLTEGTAAIRVRVTHQDIEKVVYLIGDDPAEHPMAADGAGFYYTADWTPGASLSGMGTTLTVKSYAKNGSVLDQSIQVYVSDTLPNANTLVVDTFEDYKGNNGLLDNAYSPGGDLSVISLDAEHKNNGQYSLKFVYNVDTQGYTGQSKNVDNADWSEANQLKFWYQPDGSGQKLVIQIKMSGISFEAYPSLAGTEAGEISIPFSEFKPAPWDTANAGRVITKQFLKDVQTFSIYVNKNEGTAGNSGTLYFDDIQAFGDGTGGVPNGGSGSDGSPAQPGLLYGFEQDAEGWAVESNNAEAAAAAVTTAASAEGGKALGTVFSLSGSDFELAKYVALDLSAVDTLSAKVKLSAGTAQARLYIKTGSGWAWADSGLSGVDSSQFTTLTLPLAGIADLSQVKAIGIKFESFSGTGSASAYLDEVRIAGAGTTPGSPDTTKVEAESGVLAEGAAVAAAAGGYSGDGYVAFQQDGSITLKYNAEAAGTYELILGYSSPYGDKKTRIAVNGSDGEELDLAASTGFQESEAISVELLEGGNSIVIRSNWGWYNVDYIRLNPVQQGIEPQ from the coding sequence ATGAAAAAAGCTCGCAAATTAATGGTTTCTGCTTTGGCCTCCGTAATGCTGATGTCGGCCCTCAGCCCCGCACTGGCAGAGAACGGAGCGACGCAGTCCGGGTTGCAGACCCCGAAGACCGCAGCGGCTTTTGCGGATTCCGCCGGTCACTGGGCAGCTTCCAGTATTGCCAAATGGACGGGGAACGGCATCATCAGCGGCTATGAGGACGGAAGCTTCCGTCCGGACCGGAGCATTACCCGGGCGGAATTTGTAACGGTCATTAATAAGCTGTTAGGCCTGTCCGTGAAGGCGGACAGCAATTTCACCGACGTTCCGGCATCGGCCTGGTACAGCGGCCAGCTGGCCATTGCCAAGCATGCCGGATACTACGAAGGGTTCGCAGGCAACCGTGCGATGGCGGATGCGGCCATCACCCGGCAGGATGCGGCGGCGCTGCTGGCCCGGATATTTGAACCGGCAGGCAGTCCGGCTGCAACGGCTGCGGCTTTCAGCGATTCGGAGGAAATCAGCGGCTACGCGAAGGAGGCGGTTGCGGCGCTTGCCGGAGCGATTACGGGCTACAGCGACGGAAGCTTTAAGCCGAAGGGAAGCATTACACGTGCAGAAGCTGTAACATTAATCGACCGGATTGTAAGCGCTTATTATTCAGCTGTGGGCGGGCAGACCGGCGGGATGGTTAGCGGCAACGCGGTCATTTCCCATGCCGGAACCGTGTTGAAGAGCGCCACCATTAGCGGGAATTTGTATCTGAGCGCAGGTATCGGCGACGGAGAGGTCAAGCTAGACGGCGTGACCGTCAAGGGCAGGACCTTTGTGGCCGGCGGCGGGGAGCATTCCGTTGTTCTGGAGGACACCGTTCTGAACACACTGGATATCTTGCGGAAGGACGGGCGGGTCCGGGTGCTGGCTTACGGTTCCACGCGGATTTCCTCCGCCGATATCAACAGCAGCGCCAGGCTGGAACTTGGCAGCGGAGCGATCATTGACCGGGTTACGCTCAATACCCCGGGCGAAGTGGTAGTGCCGGCCGGCGGGAAGATCGGCAGCCTGATCATTAACGAGGCAGCCGCAGGGACGATAATTACCGGAGGCGGCGACATCGGCAGTGTGACTGTTAAGGCTGCAGGCGTCACGCTGAGCGGCAAAGCGCTGCCTGCCGGAACCCACACGATCAGCGGCGGCATACTTGCTTCCCCGCCGCCATCCGCTACAGCCAAGGCATCTGCGGCACCGGTGTCCGGCGGATCGGGTTCACCCGCAACGCCGGCAGCTACAGCAACGCCGTCTCCGTCCCCTGTTCCGGCCACGCCGGTTCCGTCACAGACTCCGTCGCCAACGCCGGCAAATACGCCGGAGCCAGGCATTGATCTGGCGGATTCGGAGGCGACTGCTGCCACCCGTTCGCTTTTTGCCTATCTGGAGAGCAACCGGGGCAAGGAGACTATATTCGGGCACCAGCATGATACAACGGAAGGGCTATCCATCACTGCCAAAGACGGAACCCAGTCCGATGTTAAGAATTCGGTTGGCGATCTGCCCGGAATGTTCGGCTGGGATACCTTAAGTCTGGAGGGCAAAGAGAAGCCTGGTGTCAGTCTGGATGCCATCCGGCAGAACCGGGACAACCTGATCGGTGTGATGAAGCAGGCATACGGTCAGGGCGGCGTGCTTGCCCTGAGTGCCCACATGCCGAACTTCGTGACCGGAGGCAGCTTCAATGATACCAAGGGCAAGGTGGTATCACATATTTTGCCGGGTGGAGATAAGCACGAAGCCTACAACCAGTTCCTTGATATGATTGCGGACTTTGCCAACAACCTCAAGGATGATTCCGGCACGCCGATCCCGGTGATCTTCCGTCCGTTCCATGAACAGAACGGGGCCTGGTTCTGGTGGGGTGCCCCTTACCGGACCAAGGAGCAATATATCGAGCTGTACCGCTATACGGTGGAATATCTGCGCGATGTGAAGGGAGTCCACAACTTCCTGTATGCCTATTCGCCGAACAGCTCGTTCAATAATTCGGAAGCCACTTACCTGGAGACCTATCCGGGGGATGAGTATGTGGATATTCTCGGATTCGACGATTACTACGACGGCAGTGCGGAAGGCTGGTTCAATGGTGCGGTTCAGGATGCGGGGCTGGTCTCCAGGCTCGCCGATGCCAAGGGCAAGGTCGCAGCGATGACCGAATTCGGTTACTCCAATCTGCGTCCGGCAGGTACGAAGGATCTGGAATTCTTCACCAGGCTGCTGGAGGCGCTGAAGTCCGATCCGGACTCTGCCAGAATGGCCTACATGCTGACCTGGGCCAACTTCGGCACAGACAACTTCTTCGTTCCGTACAAGAACGGCCTGAACGGACTCGGGGATCACGCGCTGCTGCCGGATTTCGTGGAATACTACGGGGACCCGTATTCCTCCTTCCTGGGTGAGATCAAGGATGACGGGGTGTACTCCATTCCAGTGGATGCGGCCCAGGAAAAACCCGGCCTGCATATCGCAACACCTGTGGGCAACGAGACCGTTCTGACCGAAGGTACTGCGGCTATCCGGGTGCGTGTAACCCATCAGGATATTGAAAAAGTCGTCTATCTGATTGGAGATGATCCTGCAGAGCATCCGATGGCGGCAGACGGCGCCGGCTTCTACTATACGGCGGACTGGACGCCGGGAGCTTCGCTCTCCGGGATGGGCACTACCCTTACGGTCAAATCTTACGCGAAGAACGGAAGCGTACTGGACCAGAGTATTCAGGTCTATGTCAGCGATACGCTGCCGAACGCGAATACACTGGTTGTAGACACCTTCGAGGACTATAAGGGCAATAACGGGCTGCTGGACAATGCTTACAGTCCGGGAGGGGACCTCAGCGTGATCTCGCTGGATGCAGAGCACAAGAACAACGGCCAGTACAGCCTGAAGTTCGTTTACAATGTAGATACTCAGGGTTATACCGGCCAATCGAAGAATGTCGACAATGCCGACTGGTCGGAAGCGAATCAGCTGAAGTTCTGGTATCAGCCGGACGGCAGCGGCCAGAAGTTGGTCATCCAGATCAAGATGAGCGGCATCTCCTTTGAGGCTTATCCCTCCCTGGCCGGTACGGAAGCGGGCGAGATAAGTATTCCGTTCAGTGAATTCAAGCCTGCACCCTGGGATACAGCCAACGCGGGACGCGTCATTACGAAGCAGTTCCTGAAGGATGTCCAGACCTTCTCCATCTATGTCAACAAAAACGAGGGGACGGCGGGCAACTCCGGCACGCTCTACTTCGATGATATTCAGGCGTTTGGCGACGGCACGGGCGGTGTCCCGAACGGCGGGTCCGGTTCGGACGGGTCGCCGGCGCAGCCGGGACTGCTGTACGGTTTCGAGCAGGATGCCGAAGGCTGGGCCGTGGAGTCGAATAACGCAGAAGCGGCTGCAGCAGCCGTTACCACAGCAGCTTCCGCCGAGGGCGGCAAGGCGCTCGGCACCGTCTTTTCGCTTAGCGGCAGCGATTTTGAGCTGGCCAAATATGTGGCCCTTGACCTGAGCGCCGTCGATACGCTGAGCGCGAAGGTCAAGCTCTCGGCCGGCACTGCCCAGGCCCGCCTGTACATCAAGACCGGCTCCGGCTGGGCCTGGGCAGACAGCGGCCTGTCCGGGGTAGATTCCAGCCAGTTTACCACGCTGACTCTGCCGCTGGCGGGGATAGCCGATCTGAGCCAGGTGAAGGCTATAGGCATTAAGTTCGAGAGCTTCAGCGGCACGGGCAGTGCTTCGGCCTATCTGGACGAAGTGCGGATTGCAGGTGCCGGTACTACACCGGGCAGCCCGGATACCACTAAAGTCGAGGCTGAGAGCGGCGTCCTTGCAGAGGGTGCGGCGGTCGCGGCAGCAGCGGGCGGCTACAGCGGAGACGGCTACGTTGCCTTCCAGCAGGACGGCTCTATTACTCTGAAGTATAACGCCGAAGCGGCAGGGACGTATGAATTGATTCTGGGCTACAGCTCACCGTACGGCGATAAGAAGACCCGCATTGCCGTCAACGGCAGTGACGGTGAAGAGCTGGACCTGGCTGCCTCCACCGGATTCCAGGAGAGTGAGGCCATTTCCGTAGAGCTGCTGGAAGGCGGGAACTCAATTGTAATCCGGAGCAACTGGGGCTGGTACAACGTCGATTACATCAGGCTGAATCCGGTTCAGCAGGGAATAGAACCGCAATAA
- a CDS encoding ABC transporter substrate-binding protein, which yields MKKTKAVTSLAALTLMAGLFAGCSSNNNTDNTAATNGGNTGTGTEATAAPEGDAAKDIKGNITVITQRTDIVDTVFKDYAAKFNEKYPDVKVNFEALSSYEDQIKIRMGTSDYGDVLLLPTSVAIKDLPEFFEPLGKMSDLEQQYTGLEERTVDGISYGIPVTVNFSGVIYNKQVFKDAGITEVPRTFEQFQTALQSIKDKTDAVPLYTNYAAGWTLTQWEADLATVAGDREYVNIAQVASDDNFVPGQPHYDLYKVMYDAAKNGLIEEDPTTTDWESSKADLANGKIGTMMLGSWAIGQIKGLATNPDDVGFMPFPTNADKILVPLSDDYNLGVSIHSQNKEAARAWVDWFINESGYPTTEGGGMSPVKGAELPEILKQFEGTDVTFDTLAPAKAGEEGWVDAIDKEAEIGLWQPDFKKVIIEAAIGNRKDSYDDIMKDLNDKWKAARAKITAAQ from the coding sequence ATGAAGAAGACAAAGGCAGTTACCAGTTTAGCAGCATTGACGCTGATGGCAGGCTTATTCGCAGGCTGTTCATCAAACAACAACACGGATAATACAGCAGCAACGAATGGAGGAAATACAGGGACAGGCACCGAGGCTACTGCTGCTCCTGAGGGAGATGCGGCCAAGGATATTAAAGGCAATATCACGGTAATTACCCAAAGAACGGATATCGTTGATACCGTATTCAAGGATTACGCAGCCAAGTTCAACGAGAAATATCCGGATGTCAAAGTCAACTTTGAAGCGCTGTCCAGCTATGAGGACCAGATTAAAATCCGGATGGGCACGAGTGATTACGGCGATGTGCTGCTGCTGCCAACCAGCGTGGCGATCAAAGACCTGCCGGAGTTCTTTGAGCCGCTGGGTAAAATGTCCGATCTGGAGCAGCAGTATACCGGCCTGGAAGAACGCACTGTAGACGGCATTTCCTACGGGATTCCGGTCACCGTTAACTTCTCCGGTGTGATTTACAACAAGCAGGTATTCAAAGATGCGGGGATCACTGAGGTACCAAGAACCTTTGAACAGTTCCAGACTGCACTGCAGAGCATCAAGGACAAAACCGACGCTGTTCCGCTGTACACGAACTATGCAGCAGGATGGACACTCACCCAATGGGAAGCCGATCTGGCTACGGTTGCCGGAGACCGGGAATATGTAAATATTGCCCAGGTTGCTTCGGATGATAACTTCGTGCCGGGTCAACCTCACTACGACCTGTACAAAGTAATGTACGACGCCGCGAAGAACGGGCTGATTGAAGAGGATCCTACGACTACTGACTGGGAATCCTCCAAGGCTGATCTGGCAAACGGTAAAATCGGGACGATGATGCTCGGCTCCTGGGCCATCGGCCAGATCAAAGGACTGGCAACCAATCCTGATGATGTCGGCTTCATGCCTTTCCCTACCAACGCAGACAAAATTCTGGTTCCGCTATCCGACGATTATAACCTGGGTGTAAGCATCCACAGCCAGAACAAAGAAGCGGCAAGAGCCTGGGTGGACTGGTTCATTAATGAATCGGGTTATCCGACCACTGAAGGCGGCGGCATGAGCCCGGTTAAGGGCGCTGAGCTTCCGGAAATCCTCAAGCAATTTGAAGGCACGGACGTAACCTTCGACACCCTTGCACCAGCCAAGGCCGGTGAAGAGGGCTGGGTGGATGCGATCGATAAAGAAGCGGAGATCGGCCTCTGGCAGCCTGACTTCAAGAAAGTAATCATTGAAGCCGCCATCGGCAACCGCAAGGATTCCTACGACGATATCATGAAGGACCTGAACGACAAATGGAAAGCGGCAAGAGCTAAGATTACAGCAGCGCAATAA